A single Planctomycetota bacterium DNA region contains:
- a CDS encoding outer membrane lipoprotein-sorting protein — MRALIALGIVLAGAAASAGEETPTVEQIVEKANLAAYYRGDDGRANVHMVITDAQGRTRERKFVILRRDVQDGADQKFYVYFEEPADVRKMAYLVWKHVDKDDDRWLYLPALDLVKRIAASDKRTSFAGSNFFYEDVSGRGTHEDTHELAETTAEHYVLLNKPKDPKSVEFASYKVWVDKATFLPKKAEYLDAEGKVYRVVEALEVKDIQGFPTVVKSRVQDLKSGGNTVSTFSDVKYNLGLPDDVFSERYLRRAPRKHLQ, encoded by the coding sequence ATGCGTGCACTGATCGCACTAGGCATCGTGCTTGCGGGGGCCGCGGCCTCGGCGGGCGAGGAGACCCCGACCGTCGAGCAGATCGTCGAGAAGGCCAATCTCGCCGCCTACTACCGCGGCGACGACGGCCGGGCCAATGTGCACATGGTCATCACCGACGCCCAGGGCCGCACGCGCGAGCGCAAGTTCGTCATCCTGCGGCGCGACGTCCAGGACGGCGCCGACCAGAAGTTCTACGTCTACTTCGAGGAGCCGGCCGACGTGCGCAAGATGGCCTACCTCGTGTGGAAGCACGTGGACAAGGACGACGATCGCTGGCTCTACCTGCCCGCCCTCGACCTCGTCAAGCGCATCGCGGCGAGCGACAAGCGCACCAGCTTCGCCGGCTCGAACTTCTTTTACGAGGACGTCTCGGGCCGCGGCACCCACGAAGACACCCACGAGCTGGCTGAGACCACTGCCGAGCACTACGTGCTCCTCAACAAGCCCAAGGACCCCAAGAGCGTCGAGTTCGCCTCCTACAAGGTCTGGGTTGACAAGGCGACCTTCCTGCCGAAGAAGGCGGAATACCTGGACGCCGAAGGCAAGGTCTATCGCGTGGTCGAGGCCCTCGAGGTCAAGGACATCCAGGGCTTCCCCACCGTCGTGAAGTCGCGCGTGCAGGACCTCAAGAGCGGCGGGAACACCGTGAGCACGTTCTCCGACGTCAAGTACAACCTCGGCCTGCCCGACGACGTGTTCAGCGAGCGCTACCTGCGCCGCGCCCCGAGGAAGCACCTCCAGTGA
- a CDS encoding mechanosensitive ion channel has protein sequence MKNRVVAATVFVAASAAMYWLHFSGWWPVRLSAGHTLWGFLGTVCAVMAFRHAAAILIRDYVRWRGGPEGESRMLTGFVGVMCWLAILGAFLYSLGVLATIGGVAAGFAGLLLGWSLQAPVSGIAAWVLVTLKRPFRIGDRVLFPSLGLNGDVKSVGLMYTTLDQVGGAIGSEEAIGRDILIPNAMLFQQVAINYTPKAEAAFFLDEVVIRITYDSDWDAAEKILLDAAREVTANVIRETGHEPYIRSDMWDYGILMRLRYMTMAKDRPRITHEIVRHIFKAVQRDLRVDMAIPFVYSFRKSTDGVMRGDLPEGVPTIKEVPLGLIEAGCLALAAEPEQAAEVEKLVANIRERGLLQPIVVAPLPDGRYRIVAGHRRFLACHQLGWKSIPAVIRTEAGPPPPPQKLNRTAP, from the coding sequence ATGAAAAACCGGGTGGTGGCGGCAACGGTGTTTGTGGCGGCCTCGGCGGCCATGTACTGGCTGCACTTCAGCGGGTGGTGGCCGGTGCGGCTGAGCGCCGGGCACACGCTGTGGGGCTTCCTGGGCACCGTGTGCGCGGTGATGGCGTTTCGCCACGCGGCTGCGATCCTGATCCGCGATTACGTGAGGTGGCGCGGCGGCCCCGAGGGCGAGAGCCGCATGCTCACGGGCTTCGTGGGCGTGATGTGCTGGCTGGCGATCCTGGGGGCGTTCCTCTACTCGCTGGGCGTGCTGGCCACCATCGGCGGCGTGGCGGCGGGCTTCGCCGGCCTGCTGCTCGGCTGGTCGCTCCAGGCGCCGGTGAGCGGCATCGCGGCCTGGGTGCTCGTGACCCTCAAGCGCCCGTTCCGCATCGGCGACCGGGTGCTCTTCCCGTCGCTGGGCCTCAACGGCGATGTGAAGAGCGTGGGCCTCATGTACACCACGCTGGACCAGGTGGGCGGGGCCATCGGCAGCGAGGAGGCGATCGGGCGCGACATCCTGATCCCCAACGCCATGCTCTTCCAGCAGGTGGCCATCAACTACACGCCCAAGGCCGAGGCGGCCTTCTTCCTCGACGAGGTGGTCATCCGCATCACCTATGATTCCGACTGGGACGCGGCGGAGAAGATCCTGCTGGACGCCGCGCGCGAGGTGACAGCCAACGTCATCCGCGAGACGGGCCACGAGCCGTACATCCGGTCGGATATGTGGGACTACGGCATCCTGATGCGCCTGCGCTACATGACGATGGCCAAGGACCGCCCGCGCATCACGCACGAGATCGTGCGGCACATCTTCAAGGCGGTGCAGCGCGATCTGCGGGTGGACATGGCCATCCCGTTCGTCTACTCGTTCCGCAAGAGCACCGACGGGGTGATGCGGGGCGACTTGCCCGAGGGGGTCCCGACGATCAAGGAGGTGCCGCTCGGCCTGATCGAGGCGGGCTGCCTGGCCCTGGCCGCCGAGCCCGAGCAGGCGGCCGAGGTCGAGAAGCTGGTGGCGAACATCCGCGAGCGCGGGCTGCTCCAGCCGATCGTCGTGGCGCCGCTGCCGGATGGCCGCTACCGCATCGTGGCCGGCCACCGCCGCTTCCTCGCCTGCCACCAGCTTGGCTGGAAGAGCATTCCGGCCGTCATCCGTACGGAGGCCGGCCCCCCTCCCCCGCCTCAGAAGCTGAATCGAACGGCGCCGTAG
- the ruvC gene encoding crossover junction endodeoxyribonuclease RuvC: protein MRVLGIDPGLQVTGYGLLAVRGARVSVVEAGVLRTSERDPLEARLHRLHGLARGLFHELAPEAIAVENLYSHYRHPVTAILMGHARGVLFLAAAEAGVPVVSYGATRIKKSLTGAGHASKAQMQRMVQSALGLKTLPEPPDVADALAVALCHCNVVVRQTWK from the coding sequence ATGCGCGTGCTGGGCATTGACCCGGGGCTTCAGGTGACCGGCTACGGCCTGCTGGCGGTGCGCGGCGCCCGGGTGAGCGTGGTCGAGGCCGGCGTGCTGCGCACGAGCGAGCGCGACCCGCTCGAGGCCCGGCTCCACAGGCTCCACGGCCTGGCCCGCGGCCTCTTCCACGAGCTGGCGCCCGAGGCCATCGCCGTCGAGAACCTCTACTCGCACTACCGACACCCGGTGACGGCGATCCTGATGGGCCACGCGCGCGGGGTGCTCTTCCTGGCCGCGGCCGAGGCCGGCGTGCCCGTCGTGAGCTATGGCGCCACGCGCATCAAGAAATCGCTCACCGGCGCCGGCCACGCCAGCAAGGCCCAGATGCAGCGCATGGTCCAGAGCGCGCTCGGCCTCAAGACCCTGCCCGAGCCGCCCGACGTGGCCGACGCCCTGGCCGTGGCCCTGTGCCACTGCAACGTGGTGGTGAGACAGACCTGGAAGTAG
- a CDS encoding Holliday junction ATP-dependent DNA helicase RuvA, with amino-acid sequence MITRIHGLLSGMRGDSAIVDVHGLFYEVMLPGGLAQRLTRSLAPDEAREVTFHTLHYIEGWGGGGAQRPRLIGFTEELDREFFELLTTVSGLGTKTALRALTIPIAEMAQAIEGGDVRTLARLPRIGPRMADKIVAELKGKVWKFTLLPPGAPLASSAKAKPAEQPFVAEAREILLQVGYRASDAAAAIEKVLKERPDIATSQALVQEVFRQRGGKS; translated from the coding sequence ATGATCACAAGAATTCACGGCCTTCTCTCGGGCATGCGCGGCGATTCCGCCATTGTGGACGTTCACGGCCTCTTCTACGAGGTCATGCTGCCCGGCGGCCTCGCCCAGCGCCTCACCCGCAGCCTGGCGCCCGACGAGGCCCGCGAGGTGACGTTCCACACCCTCCACTACATCGAGGGCTGGGGCGGCGGCGGCGCCCAGCGGCCCCGCCTCATCGGCTTCACCGAGGAACTCGACCGCGAGTTCTTCGAACTGCTCACCACCGTGAGCGGCCTGGGCACGAAGACGGCGCTCCGCGCCCTCACCATCCCCATCGCCGAAATGGCCCAGGCCATCGAGGGCGGCGACGTGCGCACCCTCGCCCGGCTGCCCCGCATCGGCCCGCGGATGGCCGACAAGATCGTCGCCGAGCTCAAGGGCAAGGTGTGGAAGTTCACCCTCCTGCCGCCCGGCGCGCCGCTCGCCTCGTCCGCCAAGGCCAAGCCGGCCGAGCAGCCCTTCGTGGCCGAGGCACGCGAGATTCTCCTCCAGGTCGGCTACCGCGCCTCCGACGCCGCGGCCGCCATCGAGAAAGTGCTCAAGGAGCGGCCCGACATCGCCACGTCGCAGGCCCTTGTCCAGGAGGTCTTCCGGCAGAGGGGAGGGAAGTCGTGA
- the ruvB gene encoding Holliday junction branch migration DNA helicase RuvB, producing MPEDRERIISAEATSAEEEQFNWSLRPQKLDEVIGQRELVERLRISLGAARQRGEHLEHVLFYGPPGLGKTTFAHVIANEIGSRLSQTSGPALVRPADLLGLLTNLQPRDVLFIDEIHRLPAAVEEFLYPAMEDFRIDFVVDKGPFAKTVPVPLQPFTLVGATTRAGLISKPMRERFGIFHHVDFYPVADLKEILRRSARLLDVAADDAALDEIAKRSRGTPRVANRLLRRVRDYAAVKARGKLSAAVAADALALEGVDAQGLDEHDRKYLRVIIEFYKGGPVGIEAIASTLNEDSDNIQDLVEPFLLKLGFLKRTRTGREATDLAYKHLGLKPGGGQRTLF from the coding sequence ATGCCCGAGGATCGCGAACGCATCATATCGGCGGAAGCCACGAGCGCCGAGGAAGAGCAATTCAACTGGAGCCTGCGCCCCCAGAAGCTCGACGAGGTGATCGGCCAGCGCGAGCTGGTCGAGCGCCTGCGCATCTCGCTCGGCGCGGCCCGCCAGCGCGGCGAACACCTCGAGCACGTGCTCTTCTACGGCCCGCCCGGCCTCGGCAAGACCACCTTCGCCCACGTCATCGCCAACGAGATCGGCTCGCGCCTCTCGCAAACCAGCGGCCCCGCCCTCGTCCGCCCCGCCGACCTCCTCGGCCTCCTCACCAACCTCCAGCCGCGCGACGTGCTGTTCATTGACGAAATCCACCGCCTCCCCGCCGCCGTCGAGGAGTTCCTCTATCCCGCGATGGAGGACTTCCGCATTGACTTCGTGGTGGACAAAGGGCCGTTCGCCAAGACCGTGCCCGTGCCCCTCCAGCCCTTCACCCTGGTGGGCGCCACCACCCGCGCCGGCCTCATCTCCAAGCCCATGCGCGAACGATTCGGCATCTTCCATCACGTGGACTTCTACCCCGTCGCCGACCTCAAGGAGATCCTGCGCCGCTCGGCCCGCCTGCTCGACGTCGCCGCCGACGACGCGGCCCTCGACGAAATCGCCAAGCGCTCCCGCGGCACCCCCCGCGTCGCCAACCGCCTCCTCCGCCGCGTGCGCGACTATGCCGCCGTCAAGGCCAGGGGAAAGCTCTCCGCCGCCGTCGCCGCCGACGCCCTCGCCCTCGAGGGCGTGGACGCCCAGGGTCTCGACGAACACGACCGCAAGTACCTCCGCGTCATCATCGAGTTCTACAAGGGCGGCCCCGTCGGCATCGAGGCCATCGCCTCCACCCTCAACGAGGACAGCGACAACATTCAGGACCTCGTCGAGCCGTTCCTCCTCAAGCTCGGCTTCCTCAAGCGCACCCGCACCGGCCGCGAAGCCACCGACCTCGCCTACAAACACCTCGGCCTCAAGCCCGGGGGAGGGCAGAGGACGCTGTTTTGA
- a CDS encoding site-specific DNA-methyltransferase — MREHLAPGSVDVVVTSPPYNLGIRYKSYDDTAPRADYLAWLGEWADTVKAVLADKGSLFLNIGSMPSDPYVPFDVLGVMRARFVLQNVIHWIKSIAISKADVGDYPGIAGDVAVGHYKPINSKRFVNDCHEYVFHLTKRGDVELDRLAVGVPYQDKTNVARWAKAGGGLRCRGNTWFIPYQTIQSRDRERPHPATFPVQLPERCIKLHGLARARLVLDPFLGLGHTALACQRLGVDFVGFELGADYFAQACRALKGGVGLWDSEK; from the coding sequence CGCGAGCATCTCGCGCCGGGCAGTGTGGACGTGGTGGTGACCTCGCCGCCCTACAACCTGGGCATCCGCTACAAGAGCTACGACGACACGGCGCCCCGAGCCGACTACCTGGCCTGGCTCGGCGAATGGGCCGACACGGTGAAAGCCGTCCTCGCCGACAAGGGCTCGCTCTTCCTCAACATCGGCTCGATGCCCTCCGACCCCTATGTGCCGTTCGACGTGCTGGGCGTGATGCGCGCGCGGTTTGTCCTCCAGAACGTCATTCACTGGATCAAGAGCATCGCCATCTCGAAGGCCGACGTGGGCGACTACCCCGGCATCGCGGGCGACGTGGCGGTGGGCCACTACAAGCCGATCAACAGCAAGCGTTTCGTCAACGACTGCCACGAATACGTCTTCCATCTGACGAAGCGCGGCGACGTGGAGCTCGACCGCCTGGCCGTGGGCGTGCCGTATCAGGACAAGACGAACGTCGCCCGCTGGGCCAAGGCGGGCGGCGGCCTGCGGTGTCGCGGCAACACCTGGTTCATCCCCTACCAGACCATCCAGAGCCGCGACAGGGAGCGCCCGCACCCGGCCACGTTCCCCGTCCAGTTGCCCGAGCGCTGCATCAAGCTCCACGGCCTGGCGCGGGCGAGGCTCGTCCTCGACCCCTTCCTCGGCCTGGGCCACACGGCGCTGGCGTGCCAGAGGCTGGGGGTGGACTTCGTGGGTTTCGAGCTGGGCGCGGACTACTTCGCCCAGGCGTGCCGGGCGCTGAAGGGCGGGGTGGGGCTGTGGGACAGTGAGAAGTAA